From a region of the Pseudanabaena sp. ABRG5-3 genome:
- a CDS encoding ATP-binding protein: MLSETRESIYARQVRLASLLLYQNVLEQEPWEAYEKLLKSLANYALDGHENSSRQLSYLFAYGKWFRAIAATGYNWRDYVISQLLISDNPFSQLAQTTDFAQLPMSLISAVKHDLHILEEMSLWGGDKLVDFINVSENRAVAWHLSPNDLSKLSEEKRSLIIKFQETDDWTQLVPDLAKYYQHSGTGIFTEYEAFRWRKGHLEGIAYPDLVMLSDIVGYESQRQSLYKNTEAFLAGYHSLHVLLYGSRGTGKSSMVKSLMYAYRDRGLRLVEVAKDDLKDLPIIAEVLRKVPQKFIIFVDDLSFEEESEDYKALKVVLEGNLSAQPHNLLVYATSNRRHLLREYFSDRPSLKTLSTSEEVNPWDTVQEKLSLSDRFGLTLTFLKADQEIYLKIVHHLAKRAGIELPTEELNFRALQWATRNNGQSGRTAQQFIDFLKADLEIKI, translated from the coding sequence ATGCTTAGCGAGACAAGGGAATCAATTTATGCAAGGCAGGTGAGGCTCGCTTCACTACTGCTATATCAAAATGTATTAGAGCAAGAGCCTTGGGAAGCCTATGAGAAGCTGTTGAAGTCCCTTGCCAACTATGCGTTAGATGGCCATGAAAATAGTTCACGACAGCTTAGCTATTTATTTGCCTATGGGAAATGGTTTCGGGCGATCGCTGCTACAGGATATAACTGGCGAGACTATGTAATTTCGCAACTCCTGATATCTGACAATCCTTTTAGTCAGTTAGCACAAACCACCGATTTCGCCCAACTACCGATGTCACTAATTTCGGCTGTGAAGCATGATCTCCATATTCTAGAGGAGATGAGTCTATGGGGAGGGGATAAACTAGTTGATTTTATTAATGTTTCTGAAAATCGTGCCGTAGCGTGGCACTTGTCACCCAATGATTTGTCGAAACTATCGGAAGAAAAGCGATCGCTAATTATTAAATTTCAAGAAACTGATGACTGGACGCAACTAGTACCAGATCTGGCAAAGTATTACCAACACTCAGGTACTGGCATATTCACTGAATATGAAGCATTTCGTTGGCGTAAAGGTCATCTGGAGGGAATTGCCTATCCTGATCTGGTGATGCTATCAGATATTGTTGGCTATGAGTCTCAGCGTCAGTCACTTTACAAAAATACGGAAGCATTTTTAGCTGGGTATCATTCCCTGCATGTACTTCTCTATGGCAGTCGTGGAACAGGCAAATCTTCAATGGTCAAATCCTTGATGTACGCCTATCGCGATCGCGGTTTGCGTTTAGTCGAAGTTGCCAAGGACGATCTAAAGGATTTGCCAATCATTGCTGAAGTGTTGCGAAAAGTCCCACAAAAGTTCATCATTTTTGTGGATGATCTATCCTTTGAAGAAGAGAGCGAAGACTATAAAGCTCTCAAAGTAGTGTTAGAAGGAAATCTATCTGCTCAACCTCATAATCTATTAGTTTATGCAACTTCCAATCGTCGTCATTTATTACGGGAATACTTTAGCGATCGCCCCAGCCTAAAAACACTGAGTACTAGTGAAGAGGTGAATCCTTGGGACACAGTACAAGAGAAGTTATCCCTAAGCGATCGCTTTGGTCTCACATTGACGTTTCTCAAAGCAGATCAAGAGATCTATCTCAAAATTGTCCATCATCTCGCCAAACGCGCAGGTATCGAACTTCCCACCGAAGAACTCAATTTTCGCGCCTTACAATGGGCAACCCGCAATAATGGTCAATCGGGGCGTACTGCCCAACAATTTATCGACTTCCTCAAAGCAGATCTGGAAATCAAAATTTAA